A genomic window from Candidatus Andeanibacterium colombiense includes:
- a CDS encoding heme o synthase, with product MTATTAIQLPADWRDFFALTKPRVMSLVVFTGLCGLLAAPGHIHPVLGFTAVLCIAMGAGGAGALNQWWEADIDAGMKRTAQRPLPQGRMDRTSARDFGVALAVASVLLMGLAVGWLPAAILALSIFYYAVIYTIWLKPRTPQNIVIGGAAGAFPPLIGWVAVTGQITLMPIVLFAIIFMWTPPHFWALALFVKTDYAKVGIPMMPVVAGEASTRRQILAYSVLLLPLSAAPWFIGGAGAFYGIVALALSATFLALSLPVAFRKRGEEDTMAPEKRLFGFSVLYLFALFAALVADRLLSVQGIAS from the coding sequence ATGACAGCCACCACCGCCATTCAATTGCCGGCCGACTGGCGCGATTTCTTCGCGCTGACCAAGCCGCGCGTGATGAGCCTGGTGGTGTTCACCGGCCTGTGCGGGCTGCTTGCCGCGCCGGGGCACATCCATCCCGTACTGGGCTTCACCGCGGTGCTGTGCATCGCGATGGGCGCGGGCGGGGCCGGGGCGCTCAACCAGTGGTGGGAAGCCGACATCGACGCGGGAATGAAGCGCACTGCCCAGCGGCCGCTGCCGCAGGGGCGGATGGACCGCACCAGCGCGCGCGATTTCGGGGTCGCGCTGGCGGTTGCCTCGGTGCTCCTGATGGGCTTGGCGGTCGGCTGGCTGCCGGCGGCGATTCTCGCGCTGTCGATCTTCTATTATGCGGTGATCTACACCATCTGGCTCAAGCCGCGCACGCCGCAGAACATCGTGATCGGCGGGGCTGCCGGCGCGTTTCCGCCGCTGATCGGCTGGGTCGCGGTGACCGGGCAGATTACGCTGATGCCGATCGTGCTGTTCGCGATCATCTTCATGTGGACCCCCCCGCATTTCTGGGCGCTCGCGTTGTTCGTGAAGACCGATTACGCCAAGGTCGGGATCCCGATGATGCCGGTGGTCGCGGGCGAGGCTTCGACTCGGCGCCAGATTCTCGCCTACAGCGTGCTGCTGCTGCCGCTGTCGGCGGCGCCGTGGTTCATCGGTGGGGCGGGGGCGTTCTACGGGATCGTCGCGCTGGCGCTGTCGGCTACTTTCCTTGCACTGTCGCTGCCGGTGGCGTTCAGGAAGCGTGGCGAAGAGGACACGATGGCGCCGGAAAAGCGCCTGTTCGGTTTCTCGGTGCTGTATCTGTTCGCGCTGTTCGCTGCGCTGGTTGCGGACCGGCTGCTTTCG
- the ctaD gene encoding cytochrome c oxidase subunit I produces the protein MATTADTFQAHAEDHHHDHDADHKPAFFARWFMSTNHKDIGTLYLIFAIIAGIIGGGISGLMREELKEPGIQVLGTVAMWLNHGSAVGMDQQLHLWNVLITAHGLIMVFFMVMPAMIGGFGNWFVPLMIGAPDMAFPRMNNISFWLTVAGFCSLMISPFMPGGTGNGAGVGWTVYAPLSTSGSPGPAMDFAIFSLHLAGAASIMGAINFITTIFNMRAPGMTLHKMPLFVWSVLVTAFLLLLALPVLAAAITMLLTDRNFGTTFFDPAGGGDPILYQHLFWFFGHPEVYIMILPGFGMISQIISTFSRKPVFGYLGMAYAMVAIGVVGFIVWAHHMYTTGLSEDVKMYFTAATMVIAVPTGIKIFSWIATMWGGSIEFKSPMIWAIGFIFLFTVGGVTGVVLANGGIDDNLQDTYYVVGHFHYVLSLGAVTSLFAGFYYWFPKMSGRWHSELLANLHFAVFFVGVNMIFFPMHFLGMNGMPRRYPDYTPAFEHWNHLATLGYYVMAASMAIFFVNIIYALIAGKKAEGNYWGEGATTLEWTLSSPPPYHQFETLPVIEDTGHH, from the coding sequence ATGGCCACTACCGCCGATACCTTCCAAGCCCACGCGGAAGACCACCATCACGATCACGATGCCGATCACAAGCCGGCGTTCTTCGCCCGCTGGTTCATGTCCACCAACCACAAGGACATCGGCACGCTCTACCTGATCTTCGCGATCATCGCGGGCATCATCGGCGGCGGCATTTCGGGGCTGATGCGCGAAGAGCTGAAGGAGCCTGGCATCCAGGTTCTCGGCACGGTGGCGATGTGGCTCAACCACGGCTCGGCCGTCGGGATGGACCAGCAGCTTCACCTGTGGAACGTGCTGATCACCGCCCACGGCCTGATCATGGTGTTCTTCATGGTGATGCCGGCGATGATCGGCGGCTTCGGCAACTGGTTCGTGCCCCTGATGATCGGCGCGCCCGACATGGCGTTCCCGCGGATGAACAACATCTCGTTCTGGCTGACGGTCGCGGGCTTCTGCAGCCTGATGATCTCGCCCTTCATGCCCGGCGGCACCGGTAACGGCGCGGGCGTGGGCTGGACGGTCTATGCGCCGCTGTCGACCAGCGGTTCGCCCGGGCCGGCGATGGACTTCGCGATCTTCTCGCTTCACCTCGCGGGTGCGGCGTCGATCATGGGCGCGATCAACTTCATCACCACCATCTTCAACATGCGCGCGCCGGGGATGACCCTGCACAAGATGCCGCTGTTCGTGTGGTCGGTGCTGGTCACCGCGTTCCTGCTGCTGCTGGCGCTGCCGGTGCTCGCCGCGGCGATCACCATGCTGCTGACCGACCGCAACTTCGGCACCACCTTCTTCGATCCGGCGGGCGGCGGCGATCCGATCCTGTACCAGCATCTGTTCTGGTTCTTCGGCCACCCCGAGGTCTACATCATGATCCTGCCGGGCTTCGGCATGATCAGCCAGATCATCTCGACCTTCAGCCGCAAGCCGGTGTTCGGCTATCTCGGGATGGCCTATGCGATGGTCGCGATCGGCGTGGTCGGGTTCATCGTGTGGGCGCACCATATGTACACCACCGGCCTGTCGGAAGACGTGAAGATGTACTTCACCGCGGCGACGATGGTGATCGCGGTGCCGACCGGCATCAAGATCTTCAGCTGGATCGCGACGATGTGGGGCGGCTCGATCGAGTTCAAGAGCCCGATGATCTGGGCGATCGGGTTCATCTTCCTGTTCACCGTCGGCGGCGTGACCGGCGTCGTGCTGGCCAACGGCGGGATCGACGACAATCTTCAGGACACCTACTACGTGGTCGGGCACTTCCACTACGTGCTGTCGCTGGGTGCGGTGACTTCGCTGTTCGCCGGGTTCTACTACTGGTTCCCGAAGATGAGCGGTCGCTGGCACTCCGAACTGCTTGCCAACCTGCACTTCGCGGTGTTCTTCGTCGGCGTGAACATGATCTTCTTCCCGATGCACTTCCTCGGGATGAACGGCATGCCGCGCCGCTACCCGGACTACACCCCGGCGTTCGAGCACTGGAACCATCTGGCGACGCTCGGCTATTACGTGATGGCCGCGTCGATGGCGATTTTCTTCGTCAATATCATCTACGCGCTGATCGCGGGCAAGAAGGCCGAAGGCAATTACTGGGGCGAAGGCGCCACCACGCTTGAGTGGACGCTCTCGAGCCCGCCGCCCTACCACCAGTTCGAGACGCTGCCGGTGATCGAGGATACGGGTCACCACTGA
- the coxB gene encoding cytochrome c oxidase subunit II produces the protein MIFGETLRNRLNVLKALTVGLPLALLSQAAFAQDAVAAAAAPAADAVKYVPMGPDMIKGQPQPGAMWFQTQYSSVGHRALWMNDVILTPVIIGIVVLVLILLIYVMLRFNRRANPVPSKTSHNTLLEVLWTGVPILILVLIAVPSLGLLAQQYKSPPKNAVTVKATGYQWYWGYTYPDNGGFEVISNMLPEEQAKAKGFPSHLEADKRMVVPVGVPIRLQTTGADVIHAFAVPSLWFKLDAVPGRVNERLLQIDEPGIYYGQCSELCGDRHGYMPIEVEAVPMDVFKAWVRAQAGGAIPGEAPPAAPAAAPAAGAAPAVAAAPAAAAPAA, from the coding sequence ATGATCTTCGGCGAGACCCTTCGCAACCGACTGAATGTCCTGAAGGCCCTTACGGTTGGCCTGCCCCTTGCGCTGCTGTCCCAGGCGGCCTTCGCGCAGGATGCCGTTGCCGCCGCCGCGGCCCCTGCCGCCGATGCGGTGAAATACGTGCCGATGGGCCCGGACATGATCAAGGGCCAGCCGCAGCCGGGCGCGATGTGGTTCCAGACCCAGTATTCCTCGGTCGGGCACCGCGCGCTGTGGATGAACGATGTCATCCTCACCCCGGTGATCATCGGGATCGTGGTGCTGGTGCTGATCCTGCTGATCTACGTGATGCTGCGCTTCAATCGCCGCGCGAACCCGGTGCCGTCCAAGACCAGCCACAACACGCTGCTCGAAGTCCTGTGGACCGGCGTGCCGATCCTGATCCTGGTGCTGATCGCGGTGCCGTCGCTCGGCCTGCTCGCGCAGCAGTACAAGAGCCCGCCGAAGAACGCGGTCACGGTCAAGGCGACCGGCTACCAGTGGTACTGGGGCTATACCTATCCCGACAACGGCGGGTTCGAGGTGATCTCGAACATGCTGCCGGAAGAGCAGGCCAAGGCGAAGGGCTTCCCCTCGCATCTCGAGGCCGACAAGCGCATGGTCGTACCGGTCGGCGTGCCGATCCGCCTGCAGACCACCGGCGCGGACGTGATTCACGCTTTCGCGGTTCCGTCGCTGTGGTTCAAGCTGGACGCGGTCCCCGGCCGCGTGAACGAGCGCCTGCTGCAGATCGACGAGCCCGGGATCTATTACGGCCAGTGCTCCGAACTGTGCGGCGACCGCCACGGCTATATGCCGATCGAGGTCGAAGCCGTCCCGATGGACGTGTTCAAGGCCTGGGTTCGCGCCCAGGCGGGCGGCGCGATCCCGGGTGAGGCGCCTCCCGCCGCACCGGCTGCCGCGCCTGCCGCTGGCGCTGCTCCGGCTGTTGCCGCTGCCCCTGCCGCCGCGGCTCCCGCTGCCTGA
- the pyrE gene encoding orotate phosphoribosyltransferase — protein sequence MTEDEVLSEFRASEALLEGHFKLSSGRHSSHYLQCARVLMDPMRASRLAAAIAAKIPRDLRQQIDKVVSPAMGGIIIGHEMGRALGIEAMFVERPTGTFEFRRGFALKEGDKVLMVEDVVTTGLSSREAIGAIEAAGGEVIATAALVDRSGGTVDFGVPFFPLVELAIPTYAEDEIPPELAALPVEKPGSRKD from the coding sequence ATGACCGAAGACGAGGTTCTCTCCGAGTTCCGCGCGAGCGAGGCGCTGCTCGAGGGGCATTTCAAGCTTTCATCGGGCCGCCACAGCTCGCATTACCTGCAATGCGCGCGGGTTTTGATGGATCCGATGCGCGCTTCCCGGCTCGCCGCGGCGATCGCCGCGAAGATCCCGCGCGACCTGCGCCAGCAGATCGACAAGGTCGTTTCCCCGGCGATGGGCGGGATCATCATCGGCCATGAAATGGGCCGCGCGCTCGGAATCGAGGCGATGTTCGTCGAACGCCCGACCGGAACCTTCGAATTCCGCCGCGGCTTCGCGCTGAAAGAGGGCGACAAGGTGCTGATGGTCGAAGACGTGGTGACCACCGGGCTTTCCAGCCGCGAGGCGATCGGCGCGATCGAGGCGGCCGGCGGCGAAGTGATCGCAACCGCTGCGCTGGTCGATCGTTCGGGCGGCACGGTCGATTTCGGCGTACCGTTCTTCCCGCTGGTCGAACTCGCGATCCCGACCTACGCCGAAGACGAGATCCCCCCCGAACTCGCCGCGCTTCCGGTCGAGAAGCCCGGCAGCCGCAAGGACTGA
- a CDS encoding VOC family protein produces MLARPIFHLSFPVSDLDEAIRFYTGVLHGTIGRHEADWADIALFGAQLTLQHQPGDVPVPMPRSRHFGATLAWEEWEQLVGKLGDFAEAPRRDYVGTEREQAKAMVRDPSGNLIEIKAYRQPQAVLGALAGE; encoded by the coding sequence ATGCTTGCGCGGCCCATCTTTCACCTCTCCTTCCCGGTGAGCGACCTCGACGAGGCAATCCGTTTCTACACCGGGGTCCTGCACGGCACGATCGGGCGGCATGAGGCGGATTGGGCCGATATCGCCCTGTTCGGCGCGCAGCTCACCCTGCAGCACCAGCCCGGCGACGTGCCGGTGCCGATGCCGCGCTCGCGCCATTTCGGAGCGACCCTGGCATGGGAAGAATGGGAACAGCTTGTCGGCAAGCTCGGCGATTTCGCCGAAGCGCCGCGCCGCGACTATGTCGGCACCGAGCGCGAACAGGCCAAGGCGATGGTGCGGGACCCAAGCGGAAACCTGATCGAAATCAAGGCCTATCGCCAGCCCCAGGCCGTTCTCGGCGCGCTGGCTGGAGAATAA
- a CDS encoding pyridoxine 5'-phosphate synthase, with the protein MTSSRLRLGVNIDHVATIRNARGGDHPDPVRAAQIVAAVGGDGITAHLREDRRHIRDDDLARIQAATDLPLNLEMAATDEMLAIALRHMPHAACIVPEKREERTTEGGLDAAGQHNHLAPVVGRLLDAGIRVSLFIAPDPRQIEAALRLGVPVVELHTGEYAHAEGDERAVELRKVADMAALAAKNGIEPHAGHGLTYDNVQPIAAIPQLAELNIGHYLVGEAIFTGLEAAVRRMRDLMDEAR; encoded by the coding sequence ATGACATCCAGTCGTCTCCGCCTCGGCGTCAACATCGATCACGTCGCGACCATCCGGAACGCGCGCGGCGGCGATCACCCCGATCCGGTGCGCGCGGCGCAGATCGTCGCGGCGGTCGGCGGTGACGGGATCACCGCGCATCTGCGCGAGGACCGCCGCCATATCCGCGACGACGACCTCGCCCGGATCCAGGCCGCGACCGATCTGCCACTGAACCTCGAAATGGCCGCGACCGACGAGATGCTGGCGATCGCGCTGCGCCACATGCCGCACGCCGCCTGCATCGTCCCGGAGAAGCGCGAGGAACGCACCACCGAAGGCGGGCTCGACGCGGCCGGCCAGCACAACCACCTCGCGCCGGTGGTCGGACGGCTGCTCGACGCGGGGATCCGGGTGAGCCTGTTCATCGCGCCGGACCCGCGCCAGATCGAAGCCGCGCTGCGGCTCGGCGTGCCGGTGGTCGAACTGCACACCGGCGAATATGCCCATGCCGAGGGCGACGAGCGCGCAGTGGAATTGCGCAAGGTCGCCGACATGGCCGCCCTCGCCGCGAAGAACGGGATCGAGCCCCACGCCGGTCACGGCCTCACCTACGACAACGTCCAGCCGATTGCGGCTATTCCCCAACTGGCGGAGCTCAACATCGGCCACTATCTGGTGGGCGAGGCGATCTTCACCGGATTGGAGGCGGCAGTGCGTCGGATGCGGGATTTGATGGACGAGGCGCGGTGA
- the acpS gene encoding holo-ACP synthase has translation MIIGLGSDLCNIERIQNSLDRWGEKFERRVFTEVERAKAARRPYTRAGTYAKRFAAKEAFTKAIGTGFSNGVFHKDIGVINAPSGAPTLALTGGAKARLDALIPAGHEVIVHLTLTDDHPWAQAFIVLEARKL, from the coding sequence ATGATCATCGGTCTCGGTTCGGACCTGTGCAACATCGAGCGGATCCAGAATTCGCTCGACCGCTGGGGCGAAAAATTCGAGCGGCGGGTGTTCACCGAAGTCGAGCGGGCGAAGGCCGCGCGCCGGCCCTATACCCGGGCCGGAACCTATGCGAAGCGCTTCGCCGCGAAGGAGGCCTTCACCAAGGCGATCGGCACGGGGTTCAGCAATGGCGTGTTCCATAAGGACATCGGTGTGATAAACGCCCCGTCGGGCGCCCCGACGCTCGCGCTGACCGGCGGGGCGAAGGCCCGGCTCGATGCACTGATACCCGCCGGGCATGAGGTGATCGTTCACCTGACGCTCACCGACGATCACCCATGGGCCCAGGCCTTTATCGTGTTAGAGGCGCGCAAATTGTGA
- the lepB gene encoding signal peptidase I, translated as MTDTTTTPVETPPSPPAPADRKSDKVNWFAEIRGLAVMLIAVLGFHSLIAKPFYIPSESMMPNLLVGDRLVVSKYPFGWSWVSASFHLLPRSDWRIAGKTPAYGDIVIAVPPNDSEDYIKRVIALPGDRIALVDGRVRLNGKYIPREVIPPVQIPVDANSPCDPLDYPGAQVRLPSGKLVCELQSYRETLPNGATYTVIDHLQQDLDNYDEITVPDGHVFLMGDNRDHSADSRAPVYRRGLGGPIPLSSVGGRAEFITFSLDGTMGWNPLTWWGAFRGGRAWTSLRPAHVETGNVDAAAK; from the coding sequence ATGACCGATACGACCACCACTCCGGTTGAAACCCCGCCCTCGCCACCGGCACCAGCGGACAGGAAGTCCGACAAGGTCAACTGGTTCGCGGAGATTCGCGGCCTTGCGGTCATGCTGATCGCGGTGCTCGGCTTCCACAGCCTGATCGCCAAACCGTTCTACATTCCGAGCGAATCGATGATGCCGAACCTGCTGGTCGGCGACCGGCTGGTGGTCAGCAAATATCCGTTCGGCTGGAGCTGGGTTTCGGCCAGCTTTCATTTGCTGCCGCGCAGCGACTGGCGGATCGCCGGCAAGACCCCCGCCTATGGCGACATCGTGATCGCGGTGCCGCCAAACGATTCCGAAGACTACATCAAGCGCGTGATCGCGCTGCCGGGCGACCGGATCGCGCTGGTCGACGGGCGGGTGCGCCTGAACGGCAAATATATCCCGCGCGAAGTTATTCCGCCGGTGCAGATCCCGGTCGACGCCAACAGCCCGTGCGATCCGCTCGACTATCCGGGCGCGCAGGTCCGCCTGCCCTCCGGCAAGCTCGTGTGCGAACTTCAATCCTACCGCGAGACGCTGCCCAACGGCGCGACCTATACGGTGATCGACCACCTGCAGCAGGATCTCGACAATTACGACGAGATCACCGTGCCCGATGGACACGTGTTCCTAATGGGCGACAACCGCGACCATTCGGCCGACAGCCGTGCCCCGGTCTATCGCCGCGGCCTCGGCGGACCGATCCCGCTGTCCAGCGTGGGCGGCCGCGCCGAATTCATCACCTTCTCGCTCGACGGCACGATGGGCTGGAACCCGCTTACGTGGTGGGGGGCCTTCCGTGGCGGGCGCGCATGGACTAGCCTCCGTCCGGCTCATGTCGAGACGGGGAATGTGGATGCCGCAGCCAAATAA
- a CDS encoding AI-2E family transporter — MPQPNKRAIAKDDDVKDDGVGASPTHIDNPRLAWEAQRAFMWVCIVGAAVLTVYMANSLLVIFGGMVFAAMIDGGARLVGKVLKIGRGWRIAITLVFGVLFVTGSVYYAGTTIAREAAAFPGIVEQQLHHWALYAQARGVNVDISSLQSFGSQIASGVGTVTRALSGLLGGIASMVLIGFLGIYIALEPRLYERGIAWMLPAERRDEFYVTTSLMARKLRHLLAGRLFGMLFEGLFTWAMLAVYGVPMAVLLGLITGSLAFIPNVGAPISGALMVLVGFSGGTDMGLYTIFVYFFVQTLDGNVVVPLIARKTVDLAPALVLGAQLVMGVMFGILGLALADPLVAMTKVALERRSARRDAMKDAVPAPPAERKLPPPKALRRKPKAP; from the coding sequence ATGCCGCAGCCAAATAAGCGCGCGATTGCCAAAGACGACGACGTAAAAGACGATGGGGTGGGGGCCAGCCCCACCCATATCGACAATCCCCGGCTTGCCTGGGAGGCGCAGCGCGCCTTCATGTGGGTGTGCATCGTCGGGGCCGCGGTGCTGACCGTGTATATGGCGAATTCGCTGCTGGTGATCTTCGGCGGCATGGTGTTCGCCGCAATGATCGACGGCGGCGCGCGGCTGGTCGGCAAGGTGCTCAAGATCGGGCGCGGCTGGCGGATCGCGATCACGCTGGTGTTCGGCGTGCTGTTCGTGACCGGATCGGTCTATTACGCCGGCACCACCATCGCGCGCGAAGCGGCGGCGTTCCCCGGGATCGTCGAACAGCAGCTTCACCACTGGGCGCTTTATGCGCAGGCGCGCGGCGTCAATGTCGATATCAGTTCACTGCAGAGCTTCGGCAGCCAGATCGCCAGCGGGGTCGGCACCGTCACCCGCGCGCTCAGCGGCCTCCTGGGCGGCATCGCCAGCATGGTGCTGATCGGCTTCCTCGGCATCTATATCGCGCTCGAACCGCGGCTGTACGAACGCGGCATTGCGTGGATGCTGCCGGCCGAACGGCGCGACGAATTCTACGTCACCACCTCGCTGATGGCGCGCAAATTGCGCCACCTGCTCGCCGGGCGCCTGTTCGGGATGCTGTTCGAAGGCCTGTTCACCTGGGCGATGCTGGCGGTGTACGGCGTGCCGATGGCGGTGCTGCTGGGGCTGATCACCGGCAGCCTCGCGTTCATCCCCAATGTCGGTGCGCCGATCTCGGGTGCGCTGATGGTGCTGGTCGGCTTCTCGGGCGGGACCGACATGGGGCTCTACACGATCTTCGTCTATTTCTTCGTCCAGACGCTCGACGGCAATGTCGTCGTCCCGCTGATCGCGCGCAAGACGGTCGATCTTGCCCCGGCGCTGGTGCTGGGCGCGCAGCTGGTGATGGGGGTGATGTTCGGGATCCTCGGCCTTGCGCTGGCCGACCCGCTGGTCGCGATGACCAAGGTCGCGCTCGAACGCCGCTCCGCCCGGCGCGACGCAATGAAGGACGCAGTGCCGGCGCCGCCAGCCGAACGCAAGCTGCCGCCGCCCAAGGCGCTGCGCCGGAAGCCCAAGGCGCCATGA
- a CDS encoding DUF3089 domain-containing protein, with the protein MKPARIFLFIVAFLTFLVVAAFLAINVFSDKLTEIAFVPSAKFEVQQPLQANAYDSPGMWYSRPGSGVPDPARWQPAYAKGSAAGPNDTKAPPYAVFFIHPTSYLDKAAWNAPLTDAAANDRAKLFLKGLASPFNQASEIWAPRYRQAAVGAFLSNDPAADEALDAAYRDVEQAFVYFLNHTPRDRPIVLAGHSQGSLHLLRLLASRVAGTGVEKRIAAVYAIGWPVSLEHDLPKLGLPACKTADDSGCVVSWVSFAEPAETAQMLRRYDTSPGLDGKARGTSPILCTNPLSGRMGGAAPARDNRGTLVPNADLSSGELQVGMVPAHCDAKGILLIGNAPAMGPAVLPGNNYHVYDIPLFWRNLQLDVAHRVSEWNKTGH; encoded by the coding sequence ATGAAACCCGCCCGCATCTTCCTGTTCATCGTCGCGTTCCTGACCTTTCTGGTGGTCGCGGCGTTCCTGGCGATCAACGTATTCTCGGACAAATTGACCGAGATCGCCTTCGTGCCCTCCGCCAAATTCGAGGTCCAGCAGCCGCTCCAGGCCAATGCGTATGACAGCCCCGGCATGTGGTATTCGCGCCCCGGCAGCGGCGTGCCCGATCCGGCGCGCTGGCAGCCGGCCTATGCCAAGGGATCGGCGGCGGGTCCGAACGACACAAAAGCGCCGCCCTATGCGGTGTTCTTCATCCATCCGACCAGCTATCTCGACAAGGCCGCGTGGAATGCCCCGCTGACCGACGCCGCCGCGAACGACCGCGCGAAACTGTTCCTCAAGGGCCTCGCGAGCCCGTTCAACCAGGCGAGCGAAATCTGGGCCCCGCGCTATCGTCAGGCCGCGGTCGGCGCGTTCCTCTCGAACGATCCCGCCGCCGACGAAGCGCTCGACGCGGCCTATCGCGACGTCGAGCAGGCCTTCGTCTATTTCCTCAACCACACGCCGCGCGACCGGCCGATCGTGCTCGCCGGGCACAGTCAGGGCTCGCTCCATCTGCTGCGCCTGCTCGCCAGCCGCGTTGCCGGAACCGGGGTCGAGAAGCGCATCGCCGCAGTCTATGCGATCGGCTGGCCGGTCTCGCTCGAACACGATCTGCCCAAACTCGGCCTGCCCGCCTGCAAGACCGCCGACGATTCGGGCTGCGTGGTCAGCTGGGTCAGCTTCGCCGAACCGGCCGAGACCGCGCAGATGCTGCGCCGCTATGACACCTCGCCCGGGCTGGACGGAAAGGCGCGCGGCACCAGCCCGATCCTCTGCACCAATCCGCTTAGCGGGCGAATGGGCGGCGCGGCGCCGGCGCGGGACAACCGCGGCACGCTGGTGCCCAATGCCGATCTTTCCTCCGGCGAATTGCAGGTCGGCATGGTCCCGGCGCATTGCGACGCCAAGGGCATCCTGCTGATCGGCAATGCCCCGGCGATGGGCCCGGCGGTGCTGCCGGGGAACAATTACCACGTCTATGACATCCCGCTGTTCTGGCGGAACCTGCAGCTCGACGTGGCCCACCGGGTGAGCGAATGGAACAAGACCGGGCATTGA
- the ruvX gene encoding Holliday junction resolvase RuvX, which produces MEQDRALITTRAGELRDALPGGGALLALDIGTKTIGTAFCDPLWSFATAGTTLPRGKFTADKAKLEALVRERSVKGIVIGLPLNMDGSEGPRAQASRAYARNLSPLGLPVLLWDERWSTASAERDMIAQDMSRGKRATRIDSHAAAVILQGAIDALAGAAF; this is translated from the coding sequence ATGGAACAAGACCGGGCATTGATCACAACCCGCGCGGGCGAACTGCGGGATGCGCTCCCGGGCGGCGGCGCGCTGCTGGCGCTCGACATCGGGACCAAGACCATCGGCACCGCCTTCTGCGACCCCCTCTGGAGCTTTGCCACCGCCGGAACCACCCTGCCGCGCGGCAAGTTCACCGCCGACAAGGCCAAGCTGGAAGCGCTGGTCCGCGAACGCTCCGTCAAGGGGATCGTGATCGGCCTGCCGCTCAACATGGACGGCAGCGAAGGCCCGCGCGCGCAGGCCAGCCGCGCCTATGCCCGCAACCTCTCCCCGCTGGGCCTGCCGGTGCTGCTATGGGACGAGCGCTGGTCCACCGCCAGCGCCGAACGCGACATGATCGCGCAGGACATGAGCCGCGGCAAACGCGCGACCAGGATCGACAGCCATGCCGCGGCGGTGATCCTGCAGGGGGCGATTGATGCGCTGGCAGGGGCGGCGTTTTAG
- a CDS encoding transposase has translation MPREIALEDRRSCSREECLAAIGAAGFDPTSEESLLHAAGWLRRLGNDRGFLGDLLIERLTARHRDAGEESAYGPQVVMLSPAAGVFLRANIWPSRAERSFQASGGSSFVYELPHDHNFDFLTVGYFGPGYWSDYWEEDYGALDGWRGEPAGLRYVGRSRLAEGRLLHYRAHHDVHSQFPPDTLSVSLNVMHASPAQGWFDQYRFDVQSGTIAGILNEGSNEAFLRLAVGLGSCEAWALAESFAHTHPSDRMRLAAWDAQAGALGDAAARDEVWRRAELSGSRMVAMEATARREGLANPSPQPSS, from the coding sequence ATGCCGCGCGAAATCGCACTCGAAGATCGCCGTTCCTGCTCGCGGGAGGAATGCCTTGCCGCGATCGGGGCAGCGGGCTTCGACCCGACTTCGGAGGAGAGCCTGCTCCACGCCGCCGGCTGGCTGCGGCGCCTCGGCAACGACCGCGGGTTCCTCGGCGATCTGCTGATCGAACGGCTGACGGCCCGGCACCGCGATGCCGGGGAGGAGAGCGCCTACGGCCCGCAGGTAGTGATGCTCTCACCCGCGGCCGGCGTGTTCCTGCGCGCGAATATCTGGCCCTCGCGCGCCGAGCGCAGCTTCCAGGCGAGCGGTGGGTCGAGCTTCGTCTACGAGCTGCCGCACGACCACAATTTCGATTTCCTCACGGTCGGCTATTTCGGCCCCGGCTACTGGAGCGACTATTGGGAGGAGGACTACGGCGCGCTCGACGGCTGGCGCGGCGAGCCGGCGGGGTTGCGCTACGTCGGGCGCTCCCGCCTCGCCGAAGGGCGCCTGCTCCACTACCGCGCACACCACGACGTCCACAGCCAGTTCCCGCCCGACACGCTGTCGGTCTCGCTCAACGTGATGCATGCCTCACCCGCGCAGGGCTGGTTCGACCAGTATCGCTTCGATGTCCAGAGCGGCACGATCGCCGGCATCCTCAACGAAGGTTCGAACGAGGCCTTCCTGCGCCTCGCGGTCGGGCTGGGGAGTTGTGAGGCGTGGGCGCTGGCCGAGAGTTTTGCACATACCCATCCAAGCGACCGGATGCGGCTGGCGGCATGGGATGCGCAGGCCGGCGCACTGGGCGATGCCGCTGCGCGGGATGAGGTCTGGCGGCGGGCGGAATTATCCGGTTCGCGGATGGTGGCGATGGAAGCGACTGCGCGGCGGGAGGGGCTGGCAAATCCGTCTCCCCAACCGTCATCCTGA